The Erythrobacter aurantius genome includes a window with the following:
- a CDS encoding response regulator, with protein MLIVDDDQQTREEFCEFLSSVGYFCLTATDGAEALQTLARRPTIGIVLIDVAMPTIDGMSLLTELGIRFMPHRPLVPIVVTGTPKVETVIAAMRAGAMDFLAKPVAPRDLLTSLRLASNKWLMMNSHFRMLALLEGSADIGSRSVTADEKAFGAGTLSRDDLIGFVRSLIKMRHRRNDIFKSTKFSDPSWDILLDLTSASLEGRDVPAISTSAAAGVPLTTALRYVKNLTDDGIIRRWEDPDDKRRSLVRLDNDAFECMVDFLSRAHALLTAPPSPSR; from the coding sequence GTGCTGATCGTAGATGACGATCAACAAACTAGAGAGGAATTTTGCGAATTCCTGTCATCAGTCGGTTATTTTTGCCTCACAGCAACCGACGGTGCGGAAGCTTTGCAAACACTAGCGCGCCGACCGACGATAGGGATCGTGCTGATAGATGTAGCCATGCCCACGATTGATGGGATGTCGCTGCTAACTGAACTTGGCATTAGATTTATGCCGCACCGCCCGCTTGTGCCAATCGTAGTTACTGGCACGCCAAAGGTTGAAACGGTAATCGCAGCGATGCGCGCTGGCGCGATGGACTTTTTAGCGAAGCCTGTCGCGCCAAGAGACCTCTTAACCTCCTTGCGCCTAGCCTCAAACAAATGGTTGATGATGAATAGCCATTTCCGCATGTTAGCCTTGCTCGAAGGCTCCGCTGACATCGGATCTCGATCGGTAACCGCAGACGAAAAGGCGTTCGGTGCCGGAACTCTCAGTCGTGACGATTTGATAGGTTTCGTCAGATCTCTCATTAAAATGCGTCACCGACGGAATGATATATTCAAATCCACAAAGTTTTCAGATCCGTCGTGGGATATCTTGCTCGACCTAACCTCTGCGAGTCTCGAAGGTCGAGACGTACCGGCAATTAGCACTAGCGCAGCAGCAGGCGTCCCGCTGACGACTGCTCTACGTTATGTGAAGAACCTCACAGACGACGGGATCATTAGGCGATGGGAGGACCCCGACGACAAGCGGCGGTCACTCGTCAGGCTTGATAATGATGCGTTTGAATGCATGGTTGATTTTCTCTCGCGCGCCCACGCTCTTTTGACTGCTCCACCGAGCCCCTCGCGGTAG
- a CDS encoding helix-turn-helix domain-containing protein — translation MNLDLIVGADGAALYTGLSRRTVYRLVDEGHIPAVRKGRRLYFRKSELDRAFSAQEALH, via the coding sequence GTGAACTTAGATTTGATCGTCGGCGCTGATGGCGCTGCCCTTTACACAGGACTCTCCCGGCGCACCGTCTACCGGCTGGTGGACGAAGGCCACATCCCGGCCGTCCGTAAGGGGCGCCGCCTCTATTTCCGCAAGTCGGAACTGGACCGTGCGTTCAGCGCGCAGGAGGCGTTGCATTGA
- the glmM gene encoding phosphoglucosamine mutase: MARKFFGTDGIRGRTNAGVITAETAMRVGQAAGNYFVRGGHRHRVVIGKDTRLSGYMMESALVAGFTSVGMDVIMTGPLPTPAIALLTREMRADLGVMISASHNLYADNGIKLFGPDGFKLSDEAEAEIEALLDQKPQLAMPEGIGRARRIEDARGRYIHAIKQSVSSEVSFDGLKVVVDCANGAAYQVAPSAIWELGAEVITLGVEPNGTNINDGVGSTAIEALQAKVVAEGADIGIALDGDADRLIVVDEKGKKVDGDQIMALIASRMHEKGALKGGGVVATVMSNLGLERYLGGMELTLERTKVGDRYVLERMKEGGFNVGGEQSGHMILLDHATTGDGSVAALRVLASLVRSGRPASEILHQFDPVPQLLKNVRYEGGAPLDDATVRAVIADAEGELEGNGRLVIRPSGTEPVIRVMAEGDDAEQVEQVVDRICDAVRSAT; this comes from the coding sequence ATGGCACGCAAATTCTTCGGCACGGATGGAATCAGGGGTCGCACCAATGCCGGGGTGATAACCGCCGAAACCGCGATGCGCGTTGGCCAGGCGGCGGGCAATTATTTCGTGCGCGGTGGCCACCGTCACCGGGTGGTGATCGGCAAGGACACGCGGCTTTCCGGCTACATGATGGAAAGCGCGCTGGTTGCAGGCTTCACCAGCGTTGGCATGGACGTGATCATGACAGGGCCGCTGCCCACGCCTGCAATCGCGCTGCTGACCCGTGAAATGCGCGCGGACCTCGGCGTGATGATTTCGGCCAGCCACAACCTGTATGCAGACAACGGCATCAAGCTGTTCGGCCCGGACGGGTTCAAGCTTTCGGACGAGGCCGAAGCCGAAATCGAGGCTTTGCTCGATCAGAAACCGCAGCTTGCCATGCCTGAAGGGATCGGCCGCGCCCGCCGGATCGAGGATGCGCGCGGGCGCTATATCCATGCGATCAAGCAATCGGTGTCGAGCGAAGTCAGCTTCGACGGGCTGAAGGTGGTGGTCGATTGCGCCAATGGGGCAGCCTATCAAGTTGCGCCCTCCGCCATCTGGGAGCTTGGCGCGGAGGTCATAACGCTCGGTGTCGAGCCGAATGGCACCAATATCAACGACGGGGTCGGCTCCACCGCGATCGAGGCACTGCAGGCCAAGGTGGTGGCCGAAGGTGCGGATATCGGGATCGCGCTCGATGGCGATGCCGACCGGCTGATCGTCGTCGACGAAAAGGGCAAGAAAGTCGATGGCGACCAGATCATGGCGCTGATCGCCAGCCGGATGCACGAAAAGGGCGCACTGAAAGGCGGCGGCGTGGTCGCCACGGTCATGTCGAACCTTGGCCTTGAGCGGTATCTTGGCGGCATGGAGCTTACGCTGGAGCGCACCAAAGTCGGTGATCGCTATGTGCTCGAACGGATGAAGGAAGGCGGCTTCAACGTCGGCGGCGAACAGTCGGGTCACATGATTCTGCTTGATCACGCGACCACCGGGGACGGATCGGTGGCGGCGCTGCGAGTGCTGGCCAGTCTCGTGCGTTCGGGGCGACCGGCAAGCGAAATCCTGCACCAGTTCGACCCCGTGCCGCAATTGCTCAAGAATGTCCGCTACGAAGGCGGCGCTCCGCTGGACGATGCCACAGTGCGCGCGGTGATCGCCGACGCCGAAGGCGAGCTTGAAGGCAATGGGCGTTTGGTCATCCGTCCTTCGGGCACCGAACCGGTAATCCGTGTCATGGCGGAAGGTGACGATGCGGAGCAGGTGGAACAAGTGGTCGACCGTATCTGCGACGCCGTGCGCAGCGCGACCTGA
- a CDS encoding helix-turn-helix domain-containing protein, producing the protein MHTNPVNLRRAREAAGMSLDDLAHKAQVDRQTIYRIETQRQKKRRIRVVTQLASALGLSSADLCGPDLELEIKERAEPRIEEKAQMNVRVSESTRNSFALLALRYEATHSQVVEIAPFLFMWAAERSLQMRQERVQQFREAQPMMAEAVPDYLGYAASVDDRLIDVEEHSIANNDIFGLEFEDEVMDFQKHEPNFWSVPFAIVLRSMLSDMPDDTRFEDWELEESPRFEICRSDALEWLDGDSEAADDFLGGRVPLRDIPNDILKGDGAARAEWIKEAADRRRTRLTAARDAYFASLDDETKKRLATIMGKGEHA; encoded by the coding sequence ATGCACACCAACCCCGTCAATTTGAGACGTGCTCGCGAGGCCGCAGGGATGAGCCTCGACGATTTAGCGCATAAAGCGCAGGTCGATCGTCAAACGATCTACCGGATTGAAACCCAGCGGCAGAAGAAGCGGCGGATTCGCGTTGTAACGCAGTTGGCGAGCGCACTCGGTCTTAGCAGTGCAGACCTCTGCGGCCCGGACTTGGAATTGGAAATCAAAGAGCGCGCCGAGCCTCGAATAGAGGAGAAGGCGCAGATGAATGTCAGGGTGTCGGAAAGCACCCGCAACTCGTTTGCTCTGCTTGCTTTGCGATATGAGGCGACGCACTCCCAAGTGGTCGAAATCGCCCCGTTTCTTTTTATGTGGGCCGCTGAGCGGAGCTTGCAAATGCGGCAGGAGCGGGTGCAACAATTCCGAGAAGCGCAGCCGATGATGGCTGAGGCCGTGCCCGACTACCTCGGCTACGCCGCCTCCGTGGATGACCGCCTAATCGACGTCGAAGAGCACTCAATCGCGAACAACGACATCTTCGGTCTCGAATTCGAGGATGAGGTGATGGATTTCCAAAAGCACGAGCCGAACTTCTGGTCGGTTCCCTTCGCGATTGTTCTACGCAGCATGCTGTCGGATATGCCCGACGACACCAGATTTGAAGATTGGGAACTCGAAGAAAGTCCTCGCTTCGAGATATGCCGTTCGGATGCACTTGAGTGGCTTGATGGAGATTCCGAGGCAGCAGACGACTTCTTGGGAGGTCGAGTCCCCTTGCGCGACATCCCTAACGACATCCTCAAGGGCGACGGGGCTGCCCGTGCAGAGTGGATCAAGGAGGCAGCTGATCGCCGAAGAACCCGGCTGACGGCAGCAAGAGACGCTTACTTCGCGAGCTTGGACGACGAGACCAAGAAACGCCTCGCCACCATCATGGGGAAAGGAGAACACGCATGA
- the thiD gene encoding bifunctional hydroxymethylpyrimidine kinase/phosphomethylpyrimidine kinase, translating to MTKPPPRILSIAGSDSSGGAGIQADIKTIAMLGGYAMTAITTVTAQNTVGVQAIAPMSGEVVAQQIASCIEDIGVDAIKIGMLHDADIITHVADALTGVKAPIVLDPVMIATSGAALIDPQAIAIMRERLFPLATLVTPNLPELAHLLERNLTDSSQMAQAAEELAHMTGAAVLAKGGHTNDARIIDILYQPGEDASAVQFDHHRIDTPHTHGTGCTLSAAIATLLGHGQPLEHAVRLGRNFVRAAIENAPGFGAGNGPLGHHAVRRLD from the coding sequence ATGACCAAACCTCCCCCGCGCATCCTCTCCATCGCCGGATCGGATTCATCGGGCGGTGCTGGAATTCAGGCCGACATCAAGACGATAGCCATGCTGGGTGGCTATGCGATGACGGCGATCACCACCGTCACAGCGCAAAACACCGTCGGCGTTCAGGCCATCGCGCCGATGTCCGGCGAAGTCGTGGCGCAGCAGATCGCTTCGTGCATCGAGGATATCGGGGTCGATGCGATCAAGATCGGGATGCTGCACGATGCCGACATCATCACTCATGTCGCCGATGCGCTGACCGGGGTGAAGGCCCCGATCGTGCTTGACCCGGTGATGATCGCAACCAGCGGCGCGGCTCTGATCGATCCGCAAGCGATTGCGATCATGCGCGAGCGACTGTTCCCGCTTGCGACACTGGTTACCCCCAACCTGCCCGAGCTTGCGCACCTGCTCGAACGCAACCTGACCGATTCATCGCAAATGGCTCAGGCGGCGGAGGAACTCGCGCATATGACCGGCGCGGCAGTGCTGGCCAAAGGCGGCCATACAAACGACGCGCGGATCATCGATATCCTGTATCAGCCGGGCGAAGACGCCAGCGCAGTGCAGTTCGATCATCACCGGATCGATACCCCGCACACCCACGGCACAGGTTGCACCCTTTCAGCCGCCATTGCGACCCTGCTGGGCCACGGTCAGCCGCTTGAACATGCCGTGCGCCTAGGCCGGAACTTCGTCCGCGCCGCAATCGAGAACGCCCCCGGCTTCGGCGCCGGTAACGGTCCGCTGGGGCATCACGCGGTGCGGCGTCTGGATTAG
- a CDS encoding DUF1272 domain-containing protein, producing MLEMRPDCERCGTDLPAQAPGAFICSFECTYCAECAEELDDACPNCGGELMDRPTRAASLHAKFPPSTERKFKG from the coding sequence ATGCTTGAAATGCGCCCCGATTGCGAACGCTGCGGCACCGATCTTCCCGCGCAAGCGCCCGGCGCGTTCATCTGCTCTTTCGAGTGCACCTATTGCGCCGAATGCGCCGAGGAACTCGACGATGCTTGCCCCAATTGCGGTGGCGAATTGATGGACAGGCCGACACGCGCAGCAAGTCTGCACGCCAAGTTCCCGCCCAGCACGGAGCGGAAGTTCAAGGGATGA
- a CDS encoding tyrosine-type recombinase/integrase, which translates to MASIRKRIWWKPDGTQGVAWQVDYRDAAGNRRSKQFKRKKDADAWAVKALDEVQRGVHTPDSVSITVAKAADLWLDSVRANGREPTTIAAYEQHIRLHIVPRCGAHKLSQLTAPKVRTLLDGWLSELSRAMATRVFRTFKAILTDAQARGLLAKNVALAVQIPKAPRERGRASPPTKAEIRAILKAAAESDNLMGRAIVELLIFTGMRASELRGLGWRAVDMKRGIVRVERRADADGILGPPKSVSGFRIIPLLGRVVATLREWKLACPPHADGLVFPSPKGRVLSHGVLAKNYLKPILIAAGVTKPGDGEDEAVAKYTAHGFRHAAASLWIDQDLNAKRVQTLVGHGSIQVTFDIYGHLFEERDKDPLEVNAIERALFGPPAGVERR; encoded by the coding sequence ATGGCGTCAATTCGTAAGCGTATCTGGTGGAAACCTGACGGCACGCAGGGGGTTGCCTGGCAGGTTGACTACCGGGATGCGGCAGGCAATCGCCGGTCTAAGCAGTTTAAGCGCAAGAAGGACGCTGATGCGTGGGCGGTGAAGGCGCTCGATGAAGTTCAGCGAGGCGTCCATACACCCGATAGCGTGTCGATCACCGTCGCAAAGGCCGCAGATTTGTGGCTTGATAGCGTGCGGGCGAATGGTCGCGAGCCCACCACTATCGCTGCATACGAGCAGCATATCCGTTTGCACATTGTGCCGAGGTGCGGCGCGCATAAGCTCTCCCAGCTCACAGCGCCCAAAGTGCGGACTTTGCTGGACGGTTGGCTAAGTGAACTTTCAAGAGCGATGGCGACTCGTGTCTTTCGGACCTTCAAGGCTATTCTGACTGATGCCCAGGCTCGTGGTTTGTTGGCGAAGAATGTGGCGCTGGCAGTACAAATCCCGAAGGCTCCGCGAGAGAGGGGGCGGGCCTCTCCTCCCACGAAGGCGGAGATCCGTGCGATCTTGAAGGCAGCCGCGGAGTCCGACAACCTCATGGGACGTGCGATCGTCGAACTGCTCATCTTTACCGGCATGCGTGCGTCGGAGCTGCGTGGCCTGGGGTGGCGTGCCGTGGATATGAAGAGGGGCATCGTGCGTGTTGAGCGGCGCGCTGATGCGGATGGCATCCTCGGCCCGCCAAAGTCGGTTTCGGGGTTCCGGATCATCCCACTCCTTGGCCGTGTCGTTGCGACACTGCGCGAGTGGAAGTTGGCTTGCCCTCCCCACGCCGATGGCTTGGTATTTCCAAGTCCGAAGGGGCGAGTGCTGTCGCATGGCGTATTGGCGAAGAACTACCTTAAGCCCATTCTGATCGCTGCGGGGGTTACAAAGCCTGGTGACGGCGAGGATGAAGCGGTCGCCAAATACACAGCGCATGGCTTTCGGCATGCCGCCGCATCGCTTTGGATCGACCAGGACCTCAACGCGAAGCGTGTGCAGACCCTTGTCGGACACGGCTCGATCCAGGTGACGTTCGACATCTATGGGCACCTGTTCGAGGAGCGAGACAAGGACCCATTGGAGGTGAATGCGATCGAAAGGGCGCTCTTCGGCCCTCCGGCGGGCGTGGAACGGCGATAG
- a CDS encoding LOG family protein translates to MTEKDLTDRKFYRAGEESRFADESPERTPQTMHPAYKLAFRDTEFLLRDELRPVRFQLELLKPEMLLDEARVGSTMVMYGSARIPSPEQAQAKIDAAKDGSEYEQKVAANLAAKAKYYHEAYKLARLVSEKAIIENGKRQFVVTTGGGPSIMEAGNRGASDAGGESIGLNIVLPHEQAPNGYVTPYLSLNFHYFALRKMHFLLRARAVAVFPGGFGTFDEFFELLTLIQTGKMKPIPILLFGKDFWTRVVDFEAIAEEGTIAKSDLDLFQWCETAEEAWCHIADFYQLEC, encoded by the coding sequence ATGACAGAAAAAGACCTTACAGACCGCAAGTTCTACCGCGCCGGTGAAGAAAGCCGGTTCGCCGACGAATCCCCCGAACGCACCCCGCAAACGATGCATCCAGCCTACAAGCTGGCGTTCCGCGATACAGAATTCCTGCTGCGCGACGAATTGCGCCCGGTCCGTTTCCAACTGGAATTGCTGAAGCCTGAAATGCTGCTCGACGAAGCGCGGGTTGGTTCGACCATGGTGATGTACGGCTCCGCCCGTATCCCGTCGCCCGAGCAGGCGCAGGCCAAGATCGACGCGGCCAAGGACGGCAGCGAATACGAACAGAAAGTCGCAGCCAATCTCGCTGCGAAGGCGAAGTACTATCACGAAGCCTACAAGCTTGCCCGGCTGGTTTCCGAAAAGGCGATAATCGAAAACGGCAAGCGCCAGTTCGTCGTCACCACCGGCGGTGGCCCTTCGATCATGGAAGCGGGCAACCGCGGTGCCAGCGACGCAGGGGGCGAATCTATCGGCCTCAACATCGTGCTGCCGCATGAGCAGGCTCCCAACGGATATGTGACGCCTTACCTTTCGCTCAATTTCCATTATTTCGCCCTGCGCAAGATGCATTTCCTGCTGCGCGCGCGGGCCGTGGCAGTGTTCCCCGGCGGCTTCGGCACATTTGACGAATTCTTCGAACTGTTGACCCTGATCCAGACCGGTAAGATGAAACCGATCCCGATCCTGCTGTTCGGCAAGGATTTCTGGACCCGCGTGGTCGATTTCGAAGCCATTGCCGAAGAAGGCACGATTGCGAAATCGGACCTCGACCTGTTCCAGTGGTGCGAAACCGCCGAAGAGGCATGGTGCCACATCGCGGATTTCTACCAATTGGAGTGCTAA